TCAGCTGTGACGTGTGTTGTAAATATTTTCCTAATAGttgttcattgtttttctttttgttttagctACATAGGTTTAGGTATAGTCGAAGTTTGAAGTGAAGTTAAAGTTTTGCAAGTTAGTTCTTTCAATATTTTACAGATGTGATGTGCAgtatatattttcttaaagTCTTTGTAAAGTAGAAATAAAATTGTGTTATGACTTTGTCTCACCACAGaaacgtgtcattgaccactgagtcaaatttgaaagatggaaAAAATTGCTAAGATTATAAAATTTTGTCTCCAAATCATGgaaagaaaagcacttctttCTTCTCTTAAATGCTTGGGGCGTCAGAGGCGCTGGAACAACTCCCTCTTACGGGAAGGGCTCCACCTTTGTatactaaacctaaccctatgggagagagcagtgtgaacgTGGCTCCAGCGTCGATATTGCTTCTCCCAAAGGTTTTCCAAAGATGCTTGGATCGGGtcaaacgaggtgtcagcggaaaggtctgctccgcccgagTGCCAATATGTGCATgtagagtcagaactgcacCCGCTAGgggagaaaaacaaaatcacgttgcaaaaaagtgctaatttcatggaaaatgtggcaccagcggatgCGTTTTATTCCCGAGTTTTAATAGGTGGTTTGTTTTAGGCGAGGGGCCAAATTGCGGCTGCTGGAGGCtgcagaagtttggtgtgcttcagcagcagggtcgtctttattagattagatttcctttattttatcccacatTGGGGAAATTCACATGTTACAGCAGCCAAGACAAAAAGATTAAGTAAAACAGAAAGCTAAGGACaaatacagaaagaaaaaataaaggcaaacataaaatgaacattaaaaataaaataaaaataaaaaatggataaTAGACATTTGTCGAGataacgatatatatatatatatataagcggTAAGTGGGGTTTTACAATGAGTATGAGTGGTATTGCACATTAGTAAGGCTGTGAAGGAACATCGTTATTTACagatgagaaaaaacaaaacactttggacAATGCTAGTGTTGTACATTCTTATGACAGATGGGAGGAAGGACCTGTGGTCGCGCTCCTTTTTACACCGTGGGTGTATGAGTCTGCTGCTGAAAGAGCTGCTCAGACCCTCCACAGTTTGATGCAGGGGGTGAGAGGTGTTGTCCATGATGGATGTCAGCTTGGCTAACATCCTTCTCTCACCCACCTCCTCTATAAAGTCCAGTGGATGGTCCAGGACAGAGTTCACTCTCCTAATCAGTTTCTGAGTCTCTTCCTGTCCCTGTCCGTGCTGCTTCTTCTCCAGCAGACCACAGGATAGCAGAATCTACCACAGTCATAAAAGGTCATGTTAATGATGGCTCTGTTACATAACacagctatgatttctgaccctgcccattaaatcctgaacacagaaatttgaaacacagtttgtgaatcTTAGCTCCACAATAcattctaaatggttgaatggctttgtacatgttatgaggaaaacatttatgacctattttatgtgttagaagaaaatggctggtTGGATGGATGATACAGTAATGTTTTTATGGGTACCTGCACACTTAGGCGTACAAGGTAATGAATTGGAAGACAAGGTGGAAAAGAAGGCTACAACAAATACTCAAGTAGATTTAGCAGTTAACATCAGTAGAACAGAGGTGAAGAGCATTATTAAACAGAGATTGAAGGAAAGGTGTCAAAAGAAAAGGATGGAAAGGATGATGGTTTTATAGAATGCAAAGGAATGATGGTGAAATGAGAAGTGCAGGAACCAATAGGaggaatgaaagaataatatCTAGACTACAATTTGGACACACTGGATTAAACAGTACATTGTTTAGAATAGGAAAACATAAGATGAGTAGATGTAACTACTGTGGACAAAAGGAGACTGTGGAACATGTTATTATACACTGTCAGAAATATGATTTCAAAAGAAGACTGGTGGAAAAATAGTAAAATTTAATGTAATAGTTAtcttacaaaataattcaaaaaatgaaggatgaaggattttatttgattttcttaAACTAAACTGATTGAgagacattattatttatttatttttttttacaagaaataGAACATGTGAGATATTCTGATCCGCACTTTGTACCAGTAGGTGGCGGAAATGCACCTTTTCGTAGTTTACCAACCGCCGGAAAAccctgaagaagaagaaccgcTGAATTAGAGccgcagaagaagaaaaagcggagaaaaacaacaaatgtttctgtgagtctaatatataatattattaatattcagtCTACAGACGGAGTCAGTCCACACTATAATAGAGCCTTAAAGCTCCAGTGGAAGGTGAGAGAGCACAACACGGTGTCAGAAGACGGAGTTACAGAGACACGGAGAGGCTGGAGCAGAATGCTAAccgagctagcagaggagctagcaTAGTGGAGAGAAagataaaaatgtaaagattgACATTTTACTCCACACCATCGGTGATGATGAACTGGAAGTGTAGGAAGaatgtggagcagctgctcccagagcgtctccacataaaggaggaaccagagatgctcagtgaaggtcaggaggaaaagcagctttgtgtgcagcaggagacaaacagtgctgcttgtcctgttaaatgtgaagatgaagaggagaagcctcaggtctcccagctacactggagacaactaacagaaatcaacatgaaggaggaaccttcaaccTGCACTTTAGATGAATTCATGAAAAGACAAAGTGTGGAAATTAACAGCAAAGGACTAGAAGCAGAACAGAACCCAGATCCAAACAGTTTAGTACtacaaggtcctgatggaacaGAAACAGACTCATCTCAGACTGAACATAgtagcgatgatgatgatgatgatgatgatgatgatgatgatgaagatttttggcagaaacctctgtcagactctgaaactgaagctgactttgactccaccagaaaaaagagaaaaatgtctgactcaagtaaaaatactgaaatgGGATGTAAAGCTTCTAAAAGACGGATTAattcatttcaacagatttgttcAAAGAAGAAGGTTCAGGTAAAAATGAGATCTGAATGTGTGGGTGGTAAGAAAGCATCACTTAGTGAAGCTTCAATagtgagaatccacacaggagagaaaccattagaatgtgatgtttgtaggaaatgttttattaaaaagtcTCACCTTAAggtacacatgagaatccacacaggagagaaaccatttaaatgtgatgtttgtagtaaatgttttactcaaCAGCCTACCCTTAAgcaacacatgagaatccacacaggagaaaaaccattcaaatgtgatgtttgtcgtAAATGTTTTACTCAACAGACTACCCTTAAgcaacacatgagaatccacacaggagaaaaaccattcaaatgtgatgtctgtaggaaatgttttatcAAAACGTATAAACTTGAgcaacacatgagaatccacacaggagagaaaccattcaaatgtgatgtctgtaggaaatgttttatcAAAACGTCTCACCTTACggaacacatgagaatccatacaggagagaaacctttcaaatgtgatgtttgtgggaAATGTTTTACCTGTAAGGTCAACCTCAAACGACACGTGGGAatccacactggagagaaaccatttcaatgtgatgtttgtagtaaatgttttactcaaCAGCCTACCCTTAAgcaacacatgagaatccacacaggagaaaaaccattcaaatgtgatgtttgtcgtAAATGTTTTACTCAACAGACTACCCTTAAgcaacacatgagaatccacacaggagaaaaaccattcaaatgtgatgtctgtaggaaatgttttatcAAAACGTCTAACCTTGAgcaacacatgagaatccacacaggagagaaaccattcaaatgtgatgtctgtaggaaatgttttatcAAAATGTCTCACCTTACggaacacatgagaatccacacaggagagaaacctttcaaatgtgatgtttgtgggaAATGTTTTACCTGTAAGGTCAACCTCAAACGACACGTGGGAatccacactggagagaaaccatttaaatgtgatgtttgttgtcAAAGTTTTGTTGAAAAGTTCCAACTTAAGCGACACGTGACAGTCCATGCCgaagagaaaccatttaaatgtgatgtttgtactAAATGTTTTACTAGAGAGTCAACCCTTAAGTTACACATGAGAAACCACACAGGAGAAAacccattcaaatgtgatgtttgtagtaaatattTTAACGGTAAGGTCAACCTTCAGCAACACACGAgagtccacacaggagagagaccatttaaatgtgatgtttgtagtaaatgttttactacACAGTCTACTCTCAAattacacatgagaatccacacaggagaaaaaccattcaaatgtcatgtttgtagtaaatgttttacccgtCAGTTTTACCTGAAGTCACATATGATGATTCACAAAGAAGAGAAACTAGTCAAAAGTGATGTTTGACAAAGGAATTGTTTTCAACAAAAGTCTGAACTGAAGGTCTACAAGAGAGTCCACACATGAGAAAAGACTTTCAGCTGTGACGTGTGTAGTAAATATTTTCCTAATAgttgttcattgttttttttttgttttagctaCATAGGTTTAGGTATAGTTGAAGTTTGAAGTGAAGTTAAAGTTTTGCAAGTTAGTTCTTTCAATATTTTACAGATGTGATGTGCAGTAAATATTTTCTTAAAGTCTTTGTAAAGTAGAAATAAAATTGTGTTATGACTTTGTCTCACCACAGaaacgtgtcattgaccactgagccaaatttgaaagatggaaAAAATTGCTAAGATTATAAAATTTTGTCTccaaatcatggaaaaacaagcacttctctcttcTCTTAAATGCTGGGGGTGTGTCAGAGGCGCTGGAACAACTCCCTCTTATGGGAAGGGCTCCACCTTTGtctactaaccctaaccctatgggagagagcagtgtgaaagtggctcTAGCGTTGATACTGCTTCTCCCAAAGGTTTTCCAAAAATGCTTGGATCGGGtcaaacgaggtgtcagcggaaaggtctgctccgcccgagTGCCAATATGTGCATGGagagtcagaactgcgcccgctaggggacaaaaacaaaatcacgttgcaaaaaagtgctaatttcatggaaaatgtggcaccagcggatgCGTTTTATTCCCGAGTTttaatatgtggtttgttttaggCGAGGGGCCAAATTGCGGCTGCTGGAGGCTGCAgtagtttggtgtgcttcagcagcagggtcgtctttattagattagatttcctttattttatcccacatTGGGGAAATTCACATGTTACAGCAGCCAAGACAAAAAGATTAAGCAAAACAGAAAGCTAAGGACaaatacagaaagaaaaaataaaggcaaacataaaatgaacattaaaaataaaataaaaattaaaaatggatAATAGACATTTGTCGAGAcaacgatatatatatatatatatatatatatatatatatataagcggTGTGTGGGGTTTTACAATGATTATGAATGGTATTGCACATTAGTAAGGCTGTGAAGGCACATCGTTATTTACagatgagaaaaaacaaaacactttggacAATGCTAGTGTTGTACATTCTTATGACAGATGGGAGGAAGGACCTGTGGTCGCGCTCCTTTTTACACCGTGGGTGTATGAGTCTGCTGCTGAAAGAGCTGCTCAGACCCTCCACAGTTTGATGCAGGGGGTGAGAGGTGTTGTCCATGATGGATGTCAGCTTGGCTAACTTCCTTCTCTCACCCACCTCCTCTATAAAGTCCAGTGGATGGTCCAGGACAGAGTTCACTCTCCTAATCAGTTTCTGAGTCTCTTCCTGTCCCTGTCCGTGCTGCTTCTTCTCCAGCAGACCACACGATAGCAGAATCTACCACAGTCATAAAAGGTCATGTTAATGATGTCTCCGTTACATAACacagctatgatttctgacccgcccattaaatcctgaacacagaaatttgaaacacagtttgtgaatcTTAGCTCCGCAATAcattctaaatggttgaatggctttgtacatgttatgaggaaaacatttatgacctattttatgtgttagaagaaaatggctggtTGGATGGATGATACAGTAATGTTTTTATGGGTACCTGCACACTTAGGCGTACAAGGTAATGAATTGGAAGACAAGGTGGAAAAGAAGGCTACAACAAATACTCAAGTAGATTTAGCAGTTAACATCAGTAGAACAGAGGCAAAGAGCATTATTAAACAGAGATTGAAGGAAAGGTGTCAAAAGAAAAGGATGGAAAGGATGATGGTTTTATAGAATGCAAAGGAATGATGGTGAAATGAGAAGTACAGGAACCATAGGaggaatgaaagaataatatCTAGACTATAATTTGGACACACTGGATTAAACAGTACATTGTTTAGAATAGGAAAACATAAGATGAGTAGATGTAACTACTGTGGACAAAAGGAGACTGTGGAACATTTTATTATACACTGTCAGAAATATGATTTCAAAAGAAGACTGGTGGAAAAATAGTAAAATTTAATGTAAAAGATAtcttacaaaataattcagaaaatgaaggatgaaggattttatttgattttcttaAACTAAACTGATTGagagacatttatttattttttttacaagaaataGAACATGTGAGATATTCTGATCCGCACTTTGTACCAGTAGGTGGCGGAAATGCACCTTTTCGTAGTTTGCCAACCGCCGGAAAAccctgaagaagaagaaccgcTGAATTAGAGccgcagaagaagaaaaagcggGCGGAGGAACAAGCAAGTGTCTCTGTGAGTCTAATATATAATGTTATTAATAACAAACCTACAGACGGAGTCAGTCCACACTATAATAGAGCCTTAAAGCTCCAGTGGAAGGTGAAAGAGCACAACACGGTGTCAGAAGACGGAGTTACAGAGACACGGAGAGGCTGGAGCAGAATGCTAAccgagctagcagaggagctagcaTAGTGGagagaaatatgtaaatataaagATTGACATTTTACTCCACACCATCGGTGATGATGAACTGGAAGTGTAGGAAGaatgtggagcagctgctcccagagcgtctccacataaaggaggaaccagagatgctcagtgaaggtcaggaggaaaagcagctttgtgtgcagcaggagacaaacagtgctgcttgtcctgttaaatgtgaagatgaagaggagaagcctcaggtctcccagctacactggagacaacaaacagaaatcaacatgaaggaggaaccttcaaccTGCACTTTAGATGAATTCATGAAAAGACAAAGTGTGGAAATTAACAGCAAAGGACCAGAAGCAGAACAGAACCCAGATCCAAACAGTTTAGTACtacaaggtcctgatggaacaGAAACAGACTCATCTCAGACTGAAGATAGtggcgatgatgatgatgatgatgatgaaggttgttggcagaaacctctgtcagagtctgaaactgaagctgactttgacacccccagaaaaaagagaaaaatgtctgactcaagtaaaaatactgaaataggATGTAAAGCTTCTAAAAGACGGATTAattcatttcaacagatttgttcAAAGAAGAAGGTTCAGATAAAAATGAGATCTGAATGTGTGGGTGGTGAGAAAGCATCACTTAGTGAAGCTTCAAAACTGAAAATCCACACTAGAGGGAAACCAtttgaatgtgatgtttgtagaaaATGTTTCAATCATAAGGTCAACCTTACggaacacatgagaatccacacaggagagaaacctttcaaatgtgatgtttgtgggaAATGTTTTACCTGTAAGGTCAACCTCAAACGACACATGGGAatccacactggagagaaaccatttaaatgtgatgtttgttgtcAAAGTTTTGTTGAAAAGTTCCAACTTAAGCGACACGTGACAGTCCATGccggagagaaaccatttaaatgtgatgtttgtactAAATGTTTTACTAGAGAGTCAACTCTTAAGTTACACATGAGAAACCACACAGGAGAAAacccattcaaatgtgatgtttgttgtaaatattttaaCGGTAAGGTCGACCTTCAGCGACACATGAgagtccacacaggagagagaccatttaaatgtgatgtttgtagtaaatggtTTACTCAACAGTCTACTCTCAAATTACACATgaaaatccacacaggagagaaaccatttcaatgtgatgtttgtagtaaatgttttgtcAGTAAGGCCAACCTTAAGAGCCACATGCGTATGCACAccggagagaaaccatttaaatgtgatatttgtagtaaatgttttacctgtAAGGTTACCCTTCAAGGACACCTGACGAGCcatacaggagagaaaccatttaaatgtgatgtttgtggtaaatgttttaGAGGTAAGGTCAACCTTAAgatacacatgagaatccacactggagagaaaccatttaaatgtcatatttgtaatcaatgttttattcaaaaggcTCATTTTAAACAACACATGAAaacccacacaggagagaaaccatttcaaTGTGATTTTTGTCGTAAATGTTTTGTCAGTAAGGCCAACCATAAGAGCCACATGCGTATGCACACCGgagaaaaaacattcaaatgtcatgtttgtagtaaatgttttacccgtCAGTTTTACCTGCAGTCACATATGATGATTCACAAAGAAGAGAAACTAGTCGAAAGTGATGTTTGACAAAGGAATTGTTTTCACCAAAAGTCTGAACTGAAGGTCTACAAGAGAGTCCACACATGAGAAAAGACTTTCAGCTGTGACGTGTGTTGTAAATATTTTCCTAATAGttgttcattgtttttctttttgttttagctACATAGGTTTAGGTATAGTCGAAGTTTGAAGTGAAGTTAAAGTTTTGCAAGTTAGTTCTTTCAATATTTTACAGATGTGATGTGCAgtatatattttcttaaagTCTTTGTAAAGTAGAAATAAAATTGTGTTATGACTTTGTCTCACCACAGaaacgtgtcattgaccactgagccaaatttgaaagatggaaAAAATTGCTAAGATTATAAAATTTTGTCTCCAAATCATGgaaagaaaagcacttctttCTTCTCTTAAATGCTTGGGGCGTCAGAGGCGCTGGAACAACTCCCTCTTACGGGAAGGGCTCCACCTTTGTatactaaacctaaccctatgggagagagcagtgtgaacgTGGCTCCAGCGTCGATATTGCTTCTCCCAAAGGTTTTCCAAAGATGCTTGGATCGGGtcaaacgaggtgtcagcggaaaggtctgctccgcccgagTGCCAATATGTGCATgtagagtcagaactgcacCCGCTAGgggagaaaaacaaaatcacgttgcaaaaaagtgctaatttcatggaaaatgtggcaccagcggatgCGTTTTATTCCCGAGTTTTAATAGGCGGTTTGTTTTAGGCGAGGGGCCAAATTGCGGCTGCTGGAGGCtgcagaagtttggtgtgcttcagcagcagggtcgtctttattagattagatttcctttattttatcccacatTGGGGAAATTCACATGTTACAGCAGCCAAGACAAAAAGATTAAGTAAAACAGAAAGCTAAGGACaaatacagaaagaaaaaataaaggcaaacataaaatgaacattaaaaataaaataaaaattaaaaatggatAATAGACATTTGTCGAGataacgatatatatatatatatatatatataagcggTAAGTGGGGTTTTACAATGAGTATGAGTGGTATTGCACATTAGTAAGGCTGTGAAGGAACATCGTTATTTACagatgagaaaaaacaaaacactttggacAATGCTAGTGTTGTACATTCTTATGACAGATGGGAGGAAGGACCTGTGGTCGCGCTCCTTTTTACACCGTGGGTGTATGAGTCTGCTGCTGAAAGAGCTGCTCAGACCCTCCACAGTTTGATGCAGGGGGTGAGAGGTGTTGTCCATGATGGATGTCAGCTTGGCTAACATCCTTCTCTCACCCACCTCCTCTATAAAGTCCAGTGGATGGTCCAGGACAGAGTTCACTCTCCTAATCAGTTTCTGAGTCTCTTCCTGTCCCTG
This portion of the Gouania willdenowi chromosome 7, fGouWil2.1, whole genome shotgun sequence genome encodes:
- the LOC114467429 gene encoding zinc finger protein 2 homolog, translated to MMNWKCRKNVEQLLPERLHIKEEPEMLSEGQEEKQLCVQQETNSAACPVKCEDEEEKPQVSQLHWRQLTEINMKEEPSTCTLDEFMKRQSVEINSKGLEAEQNPDPNSLVLQGPDGTETDSSQTEHSSDDDDDDDDDDDDEDFWQKPLSDSETEADFDSTRKKRKMSDSSKNTEMGCKASKRRINSFQQICSKKKVQVKMRSECVGGKKASLSEASIVRIHTGEKPLECDVCRKCFIKKSHLKVHMRIHTGEKPFKCDVCSKCFTQQPTLKQHMRIHTGEKPFKCDVCRKCFTQQTTLKQHMRIHTGEKPFKCDVCRKCFIKTYKLEQHMRIHTGEKPFKCDVCRKCFIKTSHLTEHMRIHTGEKPFKCDVCGKCFTCKVNLKRHVGIHTGEKPFQCDVCSKCFTQQPTLKQHMRIHTGEKPFKCDVCRKCFTQQTTLKQHMRIHTGEKPFKCDVCRKCFIKTSNLEQHMRIHTGEKPFKCDVCRKCFIKMSHLTEHMRIHTGEKPFKCDVCGKCFTCKVNLKRHVGIHTGEKPFKCDVCCQSFVEKFQLKRHVTVHAEEKPFKCDVCTKCFTRESTLKLHMRNHTGENPFKCDVCSKYFNGKVNLQQHTRVHTGERPFKCDVCSKCFTTQSTLKLHMRIHTGEKPFKCHVCSKCFTRQFYLKSHMMIHKEEKLVKSDV
- the LOC114467441 gene encoding zinc finger protein OZF-like, producing the protein MMNWKCRKNVEQLLPERLHIKEEPEMLSEGQEEKQLCVQQETNSAACPVKCEDEEEKPQVSQLHWRQQTEINMKEEPSTCTLDEFMKRQSVEINSKGPEAEQNPDPNSLVLQGPDGTETDSSQTEDSGDDDDDDDEGCWQKPLSESETEADFDTPRKKRKMSDSSKNTEIGCKASKRRINSFQQICSKKKVQIKMRSECVGGEKASLSEASKLKIHTRGKPFECDVCRKCFNHKVNLTEHMRIHTGEKPFKCDVCGKCFTCKVNLKRHMGIHTGEKPFKCDVCCQSFVEKFQLKRHVTVHAGEKPFKCDVCTKCFTRESTLKLHMRNHTGENPFKCDVCCKYFNGKVDLQRHMRVHTGERPFKCDVCSKWFTQQSTLKLHMKIHTGEKPFQCDVCSKCFVSKANLKSHMRMHTGEKPFKCDICSKCFTCKVTLQGHLTSHTGEKPFKCDVCGKCFRGKVNLKIHMRIHTGEKPFKCHICNQCFIQKAHFKQHMKTHTGEKPFKCHVCSKCFTRQFYLQSHMMIHKEEKLVESDV